One segment of Acidimicrobiales bacterium DNA contains the following:
- the lysA gene encoding diaminopimelate decarboxylase: MTATPSAGPGATSPWMGARGPVPLHLLPDHATVEPDGYLAIGGCRLDDLAAEFGTPLFVYDEVHLRDRAREAVAAFGDGVAYASKAFLCRAMAELVHDEGMCIDVATGGEMRVALAGGVPASRLVFHGNNKSHPELSLALEVGVGRIVVDSFDEMDRIEALVAAGARVPAVMLRITPGIEAHTHEYVRTGQDDSKFGFGLASGDALRAIERAGESPALKLVGVHVHIGSQVFAVDSFRRAIETLAPTVNSLGLPEFSIGGGLGVAYVEGEESATITQWGAVLRQACVEAGITATVTAEPGRSIVAAAAVTAYTVGTVKELPGIRTYVSVDGGMSDNPRPVLYGSGYETFLPRAVGADRPREIRLVGKHCESGDVLVREGYVPDDLAVGDLLVTPVTGAYGHSMGSNYNKILRPPVVFVRDGEARLVVRRETYDDLLRLDL; encoded by the coding sequence GTGACCGCCACCCCTTCCGCCGGTCCGGGAGCCACCAGCCCGTGGATGGGCGCTCGTGGCCCCGTCCCCCTCCACCTGCTGCCCGACCACGCCACCGTCGAACCCGACGGCTACCTGGCCATCGGCGGCTGCCGCCTCGACGACCTGGCCGCCGAGTTCGGCACCCCGCTGTTCGTCTACGACGAGGTCCACCTGCGTGACCGGGCCCGCGAGGCCGTCGCCGCCTTCGGCGACGGGGTGGCCTATGCCTCCAAGGCGTTCCTGTGCCGGGCCATGGCCGAGCTGGTGCACGACGAGGGCATGTGCATCGACGTCGCGACGGGAGGCGAGATGCGGGTGGCCCTCGCAGGCGGGGTACCGGCCAGCCGTCTCGTGTTCCACGGCAACAACAAGTCGCACCCCGAGCTGTCGCTGGCCCTCGAGGTCGGCGTGGGCCGCATCGTGGTCGACTCCTTCGATGAGATGGACCGCATCGAAGCGCTGGTCGCCGCAGGGGCGCGGGTGCCGGCGGTCATGTTGCGGATCACCCCCGGCATCGAGGCCCACACCCACGAGTACGTGCGCACCGGCCAGGACGACTCGAAGTTCGGGTTCGGCCTCGCCAGCGGTGACGCCCTGCGCGCCATCGAACGGGCGGGCGAGTCACCGGCGCTGAAGCTGGTGGGCGTCCACGTCCACATCGGGAGCCAGGTGTTCGCTGTCGACTCGTTCCGCCGGGCCATCGAGACCCTGGCGCCGACGGTCAACTCGCTCGGGCTGCCCGAGTTCTCGATCGGTGGCGGGCTGGGCGTCGCCTACGTCGAGGGCGAGGAGTCGGCCACCATCACCCAGTGGGGTGCCGTGCTGCGCCAGGCCTGCGTCGAGGCCGGCATCACCGCCACGGTCACCGCGGAGCCGGGTCGCTCCATCGTGGCCGCGGCGGCGGTCACCGCCTACACGGTGGGCACCGTCAAGGAGCTGCCCGGAATCCGCACCTACGTGTCGGTCGACGGGGGAATGAGCGACAACCCCCGTCCGGTGCTCTACGGCAGCGGCTACGAGACGTTCCTGCCCCGGGCGGTCGGTGCCGACCGACCCCGCGAGATCCGCTTGGTCGGCAAGCACTGCGAGTCGGGCGACGTCTTGGTGCGCGAGGGCTACGTGCCCGACGACCTGGCCGTCGGCGACCTGCTGGTCACCCCGGTCACCGGCGCCTACGGCCATTCGATGGGCTCGAACTACAACAAGATCCTGCGGCCCCCGGTCGTGTTCGTGCGCGACGGCGAGGCTCGCCTCGTCGTCCGTCGCGAGACCTACGACGACCTCCTCCGCCTCGATCTCTGA
- the argS gene encoding arginine--tRNA ligase has translation MIRDALADAVRITLRALEIDPLPERVHLERPANREHGDWSTNVALATAKQAGWNPRDLAGRIAEVLNANPPDHVRSVEIAGPGFVNFHLHDSWLHDVLVEVLEAGATDYARHDIGTATSVNVEFVSANPTGPLHAGHGRGAAYGDSVARLLERCGYTVQRETYINDRGTQMQKFAQSLAARRDGVEVPEGGYQGEYIREWAAEMPADALPLEWGEARALAEHRDTLARMNVHFDTWFSERTLVDAGAIDATLADLRSRDAAYDHDGATWLRSTEFGDDKDRPLIKSDGEYTYVLPDIAYHRDKFARADRLIDVWGADHHGYVPRMKAAVQALGHDPDELECRITQLVNLLDAGEPVKLSKRAGDIIELRDVFDEVGADAARLTYLLQSPDTKMTFDYAVVKSEAAENPVYYVQYAHARIHSIGRKALELGIERAELGATDLALLTHERELDIIRVLSELPEVVLVAANERAPHRVAAWVRELAGAFHGFYHDCYVISDSVAPELTQARLWLVEATRVGLAVALDLLGVSAPEEM, from the coding sequence TTGATCCGCGACGCCTTGGCCGACGCCGTTCGCATCACGCTGCGAGCGCTCGAGATCGATCCGCTGCCCGAGCGCGTCCATCTCGAACGACCGGCCAACCGCGAGCACGGCGACTGGTCCACCAACGTCGCCCTCGCCACCGCCAAGCAGGCGGGATGGAACCCCCGTGATCTGGCCGGCCGGATCGCCGAGGTCCTCAACGCCAACCCGCCCGACCACGTGCGCAGCGTCGAGATCGCCGGGCCCGGGTTCGTCAACTTCCACCTCCACGACTCGTGGCTCCACGACGTGCTGGTCGAGGTCCTCGAGGCGGGGGCCACCGACTACGCCCGCCACGACATCGGCACCGCCACCTCCGTCAACGTCGAGTTCGTGTCGGCCAACCCCACCGGCCCCCTCCACGCCGGCCACGGCCGGGGTGCCGCCTACGGCGACTCGGTGGCCCGCCTCCTCGAACGCTGCGGGTACACCGTGCAACGCGAGACCTACATCAACGACCGCGGCACCCAGATGCAGAAGTTCGCCCAGTCGCTCGCTGCGCGCCGCGACGGCGTCGAGGTGCCCGAGGGCGGCTACCAGGGCGAGTACATCCGCGAGTGGGCGGCCGAGATGCCCGCCGACGCCCTCCCCCTCGAGTGGGGCGAGGCCCGGGCGCTGGCCGAGCACCGCGACACTCTCGCCCGCATGAACGTGCATTTCGACACCTGGTTCAGCGAGCGCACCCTGGTCGACGCCGGCGCCATCGACGCCACCCTCGCCGACCTGCGCTCGCGCGACGCCGCCTACGACCACGACGGGGCCACCTGGCTACGATCGACCGAGTTCGGCGACGACAAGGACCGTCCGCTCATCAAGTCCGACGGCGAGTACACCTATGTGCTGCCCGACATCGCCTACCACCGCGACAAGTTCGCTCGGGCCGACCGCCTCATCGATGTGTGGGGTGCCGACCACCACGGCTATGTCCCCCGCATGAAGGCCGCGGTGCAGGCGCTCGGCCACGACCCCGACGAGCTCGAGTGCCGCATCACCCAGCTGGTCAACCTCCTCGACGCCGGTGAGCCGGTGAAGCTGTCCAAGCGCGCCGGCGACATCATCGAGCTGCGCGACGTCTTCGACGAGGTCGGCGCCGACGCCGCGCGCCTCACCTACCTGCTGCAGTCGCCCGACACCAAGATGACCTTCGACTACGCGGTCGTGAAGTCCGAGGCGGCCGAGAACCCCGTGTACTACGTGCAGTACGCCCACGCCCGCATCCACTCGATCGGCCGCAAGGCCCTCGAGCTGGGGATCGAACGGGCCGAGCTCGGCGCGACCGACCTCGCCCTGCTCACCCACGAGCGCGAGCTCGACATCATACGGGTCCTGTCCGAGCTGCCCGAGGTGGTGCTGGTTGCCGCCAACGAGCGGGCGCCGCACCGGGTCGCAGCCTGGGTCCGGGAGCTGGCCGGAGCGTTCCACGGCTTCTACCACGACTGCTACGTCATCAGCGACAGCGTCGCACCCGAGCTGACCCAGGCCCGCCTCTGGCTGGTCGAGGCGACGCGGGTCGGCTTGGCGGTCGCCCTCGACCTGCTCGGTGTGTCCGCCCCGGAGGAGATGTGA
- a CDS encoding YceH family protein has translation MIEVPDDLELTAPQARVLGVLVEKQVTTPDSYPMTLKALTTACNQSTNRDPVVDYDPQLVETTLMALKGKGLARIVHPGAGERVTKYRHVAHEALHLDDSESAVLCVLLLRGAQTVAELKARTERLHPFASPAEVEATLERLAGREPPMVRQLERQPGQKERRWLQLVEVGAEARAAAAAGPSSAAGTDTGGRGGGRVDELEARVDVLEARLAALTEALGDLIDVPDTVGDVGTGSDPEGSAP, from the coding sequence GTGATCGAGGTACCCGACGACTTGGAACTGACCGCCCCGCAGGCCCGGGTGCTCGGCGTGCTCGTGGAGAAGCAGGTCACCACACCCGACAGCTATCCGATGACGCTCAAGGCGCTCACCACCGCCTGCAACCAGAGCACCAACCGTGACCCGGTCGTCGACTACGACCCCCAGCTGGTCGAGACCACGCTGATGGCCCTGAAGGGCAAGGGCCTGGCCCGGATCGTGCACCCCGGTGCCGGTGAACGGGTGACCAAGTACCGCCACGTGGCCCACGAGGCCCTGCATCTCGACGATTCCGAGTCGGCGGTGCTCTGCGTGCTCCTGCTGCGCGGTGCCCAGACCGTGGCCGAGCTCAAGGCCCGCACCGAACGTCTGCACCCGTTCGCGTCGCCGGCCGAGGTCGAGGCCACCCTCGAACGCCTCGCCGGACGTGAGCCCCCGATGGTCCGCCAGCTCGAACGCCAGCCCGGGCAGAAGGAGCGGCGCTGGCTGCAGCTGGTCGAGGTGGGGGCCGAGGCCAGGGCCGCGGCGGCCGCCGGGCCGAGCTCGGCGGCGGGCACCGACACCGGCGGACGCGGCGGCGGGCGTGTCGACGAGCTCGAAGCCCGGGTGGATGTCCTCGAGGCGCGGCTCGCCGCGCTGACCGAGGCGCTGGGCGACCTCATCGACGTCCCCGACACCGTCGGCGACGTCGGAACCGGGTCGGACCCTGAGGGATCGGCCCCCTAG
- a CDS encoding DUF5995 family protein gives MGASISATAAQLQQIALESTDARGYFAALYARVTSRIGAAIESDRFTDGKHMEQFACAFADYYVLALEGEVAPPRCWRAAWEVADDHKLLIVQHLLLGINAHVNHDLALAVVEVAALRGDVGSIRPDFNAVNEVLAQTYDEVVSDLGRVSRWATAASAIGGGDAFNFSLRVAREQAWRAAIEMHTLDDRALREYEAALDTMVSGVAYLITTPARLARPVVWLARRFEERDPVVVTHRLLGKAEA, from the coding sequence ATGGGTGCATCCATCTCGGCGACGGCGGCACAGCTGCAACAGATCGCGCTCGAGAGCACCGATGCGCGGGGGTACTTCGCGGCGCTCTACGCCCGGGTGACCAGCCGGATCGGGGCGGCGATCGAGTCCGACCGGTTCACCGACGGCAAGCACATGGAACAGTTCGCCTGCGCCTTCGCCGACTACTACGTACTCGCGCTCGAGGGCGAGGTGGCGCCACCCCGCTGCTGGCGTGCGGCCTGGGAGGTGGCCGATGACCACAAGCTGCTGATCGTGCAGCACCTGCTGCTCGGCATCAACGCCCACGTGAACCACGATCTGGCCCTGGCGGTGGTGGAGGTGGCTGCGCTCCGCGGCGACGTCGGATCCATCCGACCCGACTTCAACGCGGTCAACGAGGTGCTGGCCCAGACCTACGACGAGGTGGTGAGCGACCTCGGCCGGGTGTCGCGGTGGGCCACCGCGGCGTCGGCGATCGGTGGTGGCGACGCCTTCAACTTCTCGCTGCGGGTCGCTCGCGAGCAGGCGTGGCGAGCAGCGATCGAGATGCACACCCTCGACGACAGGGCACTGCGGGAGTACGAGGCCGCGCTCGACACCATGGTGTCGGGCGTCGCGTACCTGATCACCACGCCTGCGCGCCTCGCCCGACCGGTGGTGTGGCTGGCCCGTCGCTTCGAGGAACGTGACCCGGTGGTCGTCACCCACAGGCTGCTCGGCAAGGCCGAGGCCTGA
- a CDS encoding cobalamin-binding protein, with protein sequence MKIVSLLPSATEIAFALGLGDQLEGRTFECDHPVEALQVPIVSGTNLTTNGSGDAGAIDREVGSMVDAGESIYTLDRDRIQAIAPDLILAQDLCRVCAVPSGDVTAALDVVGCTAEVLSLDPSTLDDVIAGIGLVGAATGTDAEAAALMADLGERVDAVRRSTPTLVRPRVLVLEWSDPPFSAGHWVPDMVAAAGGECLLADPGDRSRPLSWDEIAAVAPDVVVFAPCGFDLDGATEQAASLVDRPELAGAERFYSVDGNAHFSRPGPRLVDGVEVLAELLHTDAPVLDANARRLR encoded by the coding sequence ATGAAGATCGTGTCACTGCTGCCGTCGGCCACCGAGATCGCGTTCGCCCTGGGTCTCGGCGACCAGCTCGAGGGTCGCACCTTCGAGTGCGACCACCCGGTCGAGGCCCTCCAGGTCCCGATCGTGTCGGGCACCAACCTGACCACCAACGGCTCGGGCGACGCGGGGGCGATCGATCGGGAGGTGGGCTCCATGGTCGACGCGGGCGAGTCGATCTACACCCTCGACCGCGACCGCATCCAGGCGATCGCCCCCGACCTCATCCTCGCCCAGGACCTGTGCCGGGTCTGTGCCGTGCCGTCCGGCGACGTCACGGCGGCGCTCGATGTGGTCGGCTGCACCGCCGAGGTGCTCTCCCTCGACCCGTCGACCCTCGACGATGTCATCGCCGGGATCGGGCTGGTCGGTGCCGCGACCGGCACCGACGCCGAGGCCGCAGCGCTGATGGCCGACCTCGGTGAGCGGGTGGACGCGGTCCGCCGGAGCACCCCCACGCTGGTCCGGCCACGGGTACTGGTCCTCGAGTGGTCCGATCCGCCCTTCAGCGCTGGGCACTGGGTGCCGGACATGGTCGCCGCTGCCGGCGGCGAGTGTCTGCTGGCCGACCCCGGCGATCGGTCCCGCCCCTTGTCCTGGGACGAGATCGCCGCGGTCGCCCCCGACGTGGTCGTCTTCGCCCCTTGCGGGTTCGATCTCGACGGCGCCACCGAGCAGGCGGCATCGCTGGTCGACCGGCCCGAGCTGGCGGGCGCCGAACGGTTCTACTCCGTCGACGGCAACGCCCACTTCTCCCGTCCCGGGCCGAGACTGGTCGATGGTGTCGAGGTCCTCGCCGAGCTCCTCCACACCGACGCCCCCGTGCTCGACGCCAACGCCCGCCGCCTGCGCTGA
- a CDS encoding PPOX class F420-dependent oxidoreductase, with translation MSDAALRRLLESNQKGVLVTLKRDGRPQLSNIIYAVADDVVRISVTDGRAKTKNLRRDPRASLHVTSDDFWSYAVVEGDAELSPVAADPADDTVEELVALYRAMRGEHPDWDDYRASMVRDRRLVVRVPVTRIYGMARD, from the coding sequence ATGTCCGATGCTGCGCTGCGCCGGCTGCTGGAGTCGAACCAGAAGGGGGTGCTGGTCACCTTGAAGCGGGACGGGCGACCACAGCTGTCCAACATCATCTACGCGGTGGCCGACGATGTCGTCCGCATCTCGGTGACCGACGGCAGGGCCAAGACCAAGAACCTGCGGCGCGACCCCAGGGCGAGCCTGCACGTGACCAGCGACGACTTCTGGTCCTACGCGGTCGTCGAGGGCGACGCCGAGCTCTCCCCGGTGGCGGCCGATCCCGCCGACGACACCGTCGAGGAGCTGGTGGCCCTGTACCGGGCGATGCGGGGCGAGCACCCCGACTGGGACGACTACCGGGCGTCGATGGTGCGCGACCGGAGACTCGTGGTGCGCGTGCCCGTGACCCGCATCTACGGAATGGCGAGGGACTGA
- a CDS encoding thioesterase family protein has product MNDDALYLPDGDHFVPTPLTTGPWDERAQHGGAPAALLTRCLEATETPGPMSIARLTFELMRPVPLSPLRVTTQVLRPGRKVQLIEASLWSEDTEMMRATALRIRTADLPVPEDTVPTDPLPPGPEHGEVLEFPAQRHEGPTFHRDANDIRFVDGGFDRPGPAAAWIRLQVPVVGGEETLPTARLAGAADFGNGLSWSLPRTGWIFINPDLTVHLVRPPTGEWVCLRSITHPGHDGIGLAESALYDQRGRIGRSVQSLLLDRL; this is encoded by the coding sequence GTGAACGATGACGCCCTGTACCTGCCCGACGGCGATCACTTCGTCCCGACCCCGCTCACCACCGGCCCGTGGGACGAGCGGGCCCAGCACGGGGGCGCACCCGCCGCCCTGCTCACCCGCTGCCTCGAGGCGACCGAGACGCCCGGTCCGATGTCGATCGCCCGTCTGACCTTCGAGCTGATGCGTCCGGTGCCCCTCAGCCCGCTGCGGGTCACGACCCAGGTGCTGCGCCCCGGGCGCAAGGTCCAGCTCATCGAGGCGTCGCTGTGGTCCGAGGACACCGAGATGATGCGGGCCACAGCGCTGCGCATCCGCACGGCGGACCTGCCGGTGCCCGAGGACACGGTGCCGACAGACCCGCTCCCGCCGGGGCCCGAGCACGGCGAGGTGCTCGAGTTCCCCGCCCAGCGCCACGAGGGACCCACCTTCCACCGCGACGCCAACGACATCCGCTTCGTCGACGGCGGGTTCGACCGCCCCGGGCCTGCCGCCGCCTGGATCAGGCTCCAGGTCCCGGTCGTGGGCGGCGAGGAGACCCTGCCGACCGCACGACTCGCCGGCGCAGCCGACTTCGGCAACGGGCTCTCCTGGTCGCTCCCCCGCACCGGATGGATCTTCATCAACCCCGACCTCACCGTGCACCTGGTCCGACCGCCGACCGGTGAGTGGGTGTGCCTGAGGTCGATCACCCACCCCGGCCACGACGGCATCGGCCTCGCCGAGAGCGCGCTCTACGACCAGCGGGGCCGCATCGGCCGGTCGGTGCAGAGCCTGCTGCTCGACCGGCTCTGA
- a CDS encoding SDR family NAD(P)-dependent oxidoreductase yields the protein MTGRLDGKRAVVVGAGQTPGETIGNGRATALVFAREGAHVAVVDRRADSAEETAQMVTDEGGRAEVIEADISSEDACVRLVGEARERLGGIDILHNNVGIGAGDASPVRLESEVWDRIMNVNLKAMWLTCKHVVPVMREQGGGSIVNISSTAAIMAANSLTAYKISKAGVNALTQSLASGNARHGIRANAIMPGLMDTPMAVDAAARASGRPREQLADARAGRVPLGHQGTAWDVAYAALFLASDEARFISGVVLPVDGAQHTQVG from the coding sequence GTGACCGGACGTCTCGACGGCAAGCGGGCAGTGGTGGTCGGGGCGGGGCAGACCCCGGGCGAGACCATCGGCAACGGTCGGGCCACCGCGCTGGTGTTCGCGCGCGAGGGGGCTCACGTGGCGGTGGTGGACCGTCGGGCCGACTCGGCCGAGGAGACCGCGCAGATGGTCACCGACGAGGGCGGTCGGGCCGAGGTGATCGAGGCCGACATCAGCTCCGAGGACGCCTGTGTCCGCCTGGTGGGCGAGGCCCGGGAGCGGCTCGGCGGCATCGACATCCTTCACAACAACGTGGGGATCGGCGCGGGCGACGCCAGCCCGGTCCGGCTCGAGTCCGAGGTCTGGGACCGGATCATGAACGTGAACCTCAAGGCCATGTGGCTCACCTGCAAGCACGTGGTGCCGGTGATGCGCGAGCAGGGTGGCGGCTCGATCGTCAACATCTCGTCCACCGCGGCGATCATGGCGGCCAACAGCCTCACCGCCTACAAGATCTCGAAGGCGGGCGTGAACGCGCTGACCCAGTCACTGGCGTCGGGCAACGCCCGCCACGGCATCCGCGCCAACGCGATCATGCCGGGGTTGATGGATACCCCGATGGCGGTCGACGCCGCCGCCCGGGCGAGCGGCCGACCGCGCGAACAGCTGGCCGATGCCCGCGCCGGGCGGGTGCCGCTGGGTCACCAGGGCACCGCCTGGGACGTTGCCTACGCGGCGCTGTTCCTCGCGTCAGACGAGGCCCGCTTCATCAGCGGGGTGGTGCTGCCGGTCGACGGGGCCCAGCACACCCAGGTGGGCTGA
- a CDS encoding J domain-containing protein has product MNGDRDHARRLLGVDAEADADELRQAYRALMRRHHPDMASDDPAATSRAAALASAYALLSTPTTEAPAPPPPPGPDRPPATSVRADGAVLVEAPGNETFLRVLDALETIGDVTYRDRAGGYLQAIVQPADAPLCTMVVAIEPRSIDTMVLVSLDSMDSEAAPEVDPILHELARRIAGA; this is encoded by the coding sequence ATGAACGGGGACCGCGACCACGCCCGGCGCCTGCTGGGCGTCGACGCCGAAGCCGATGCCGACGAGCTGCGCCAGGCCTACCGGGCCCTGATGCGCCGGCACCACCCCGACATGGCGTCCGACGACCCGGCGGCGACCTCCCGGGCGGCCGCCCTCGCCAGCGCCTACGCCCTGTTGAGCACGCCCACCACCGAGGCGCCGGCTCCTCCTCCACCACCGGGACCCGACCGCCCGCCGGCGACGAGCGTGCGAGCCGACGGAGCGGTCCTTGTCGAGGCTCCCGGCAACGAGACCTTCCTACGGGTGCTCGACGCGCTCGAGACCATCGGTGACGTCACCTACCGCGACCGCGCCGGCGGCTACCTCCAGGCGATCGTCCAACCGGCCGACGCCCCGCTGTGCACCATGGTGGTGGCCATCGAGCCTCGCAGCATCGACACCATGGTGCTGGTCTCGCTCGACTCGATGGACAGCGAGGCCGCGCCGGAGGTGGACCCGATCCTGCACGAGCTGGCGCGCCGGATCGCCGGAGCCTGA
- a CDS encoding long-chain-fatty-acid--CoA ligase, with protein MELPLTPLDLLERARRLFPDRVGVVDGEIRRTYRDVAARCHRLGRALRDEIGIAPGDRVAWLCGNTSELLEAYFGVLLAGGTLLPLNIRMSAPELRFCLDDSGAVVLFRHPDQVDPHHRVPTVLIGDEYEALLARQSDELLDSPVTDESSVAELFYTSGSTGDPKGVLLTHRSLYLHAIHSALTNGIGGDDVVLHTIPLFHVNGWGTPHYLTGLGGVHIMLHRFDPEQVLHLIEAEAVTRLFLVPTMARTLLDHPAMATTDTSSVNQVSVGGAPSGPELLAELEEAFGCIAISGYGMTESSPTLTRSLDKPGEPPSRERRATTGLPILGADVRVFDERDEEVPWDGVTAGEIVARSNHVMEGYWNRPEETAEALRGGWLRTGDVATVDPDGYLTIVDRKKDIIVSGGENVSSVQVEKAIAAHPDVVEVAVVGVPDQRWGEAVKAWVALRPGSTAEEDELGRWVRERLAGFKVPKHWMFVDELPKGGTGKIQKSHLRERE; from the coding sequence ATGGAGCTCCCTCTCACGCCCCTCGACCTGCTCGAACGCGCCCGGCGCCTGTTCCCCGACCGGGTGGGTGTCGTCGACGGGGAGATTCGCCGCACCTATCGTGACGTCGCTGCGCGCTGTCATCGCCTCGGCCGGGCGCTGCGGGACGAGATCGGGATCGCTCCCGGCGATCGGGTCGCATGGCTGTGCGGCAACACCTCGGAGCTGCTCGAGGCCTACTTCGGGGTGCTGCTCGCCGGGGGAACCCTGCTGCCGCTCAACATCCGGATGTCGGCACCCGAACTGCGGTTCTGCCTCGACGACTCGGGCGCGGTGGTCCTGTTCCGGCACCCGGACCAGGTCGATCCGCACCATCGAGTGCCCACGGTCCTGATCGGCGACGAGTACGAGGCGCTGCTGGCCCGCCAGTCCGACGAGTTGCTCGACTCGCCGGTCACCGACGAGTCGAGCGTCGCCGAGCTGTTCTACACCTCCGGTTCCACCGGTGACCCCAAAGGGGTGCTGCTCACCCACCGCTCGCTCTACCTGCACGCGATCCACTCGGCGCTCACCAACGGCATCGGCGGCGACGACGTGGTGCTGCACACGATCCCCCTGTTCCACGTCAACGGATGGGGGACACCGCACTACCTGACCGGGCTCGGCGGGGTGCACATCATGCTGCACCGCTTCGACCCTGAGCAGGTGCTGCACCTGATCGAGGCCGAGGCGGTCACCCGCCTGTTCCTCGTCCCGACCATGGCCCGCACCCTGCTCGACCATCCCGCGATGGCGACCACCGACACCTCGTCGGTGAACCAGGTCTCGGTCGGCGGTGCGCCGTCGGGTCCCGAGCTGCTGGCCGAGCTCGAGGAGGCGTTCGGCTGCATCGCCATCAGCGGCTACGGGATGACCGAGTCGTCGCCCACCCTCACCCGGTCGCTCGACAAGCCGGGCGAGCCACCGTCCCGCGAGAGGCGGGCCACCACCGGCCTGCCGATCCTGGGCGCCGACGTGCGGGTCTTCGACGAGCGCGACGAGGAGGTGCCGTGGGACGGGGTGACCGCCGGTGAGATCGTCGCCCGCTCGAACCACGTGATGGAGGGCTACTGGAACCGCCCGGAGGAGACCGCCGAGGCGCTTCGCGGCGGGTGGCTGCGCACCGGGGATGTGGCCACCGTCGATCCCGACGGGTACCTCACCATCGTCGACCGCAAGAAGGACATCATCGTCTCCGGCGGCGAGAACGTGTCATCGGTCCAGGTCGAGAAGGCCATCGCCGCCCACCCCGACGTGGTCGAGGTGGCGGTCGTGGGCGTGCCCGACCAGCGGTGGGGCGAGGCGGTGAAGGCATGGGTGGCCTTGCGGCCGGGGTCGACCGCCGAGGAGGACGAGCTCGGCCGGTGGGTGCGCGAGCGGCTCGCGGGGTTCAAGGTGCCCAAGCACTGGATGTTCGTCGACGAACTGCCCAAGGGCGGGACGGGCAAGATCCAGAAGTCCCACCTCCGCGAACGGGAATGA
- the cobA gene encoding uroporphyrinogen-III C-methyltransferase, translating to MIYLVGAGPGDPGLLTVRGADLLRICDAVVHDRLAGSAILDLAPPTAERINVGKAPGEVTVAQEDINELLVERGRAGQDVVRLKGGDPFVFARGGEEAMALARAGVAFEVVPGISSALAAPAAAGVPLTLRHEVFSFTVVTGHQSPGSASPVDWRAIAAAGGTIVVLMAAARIASIATELIEGGLAADTPVTAVTWATTDRQETTRSTLAGIGDAGVAAPATFIIGAMAGLDITDPG from the coding sequence ATGATCTACCTCGTTGGCGCCGGCCCGGGTGACCCCGGGCTGCTCACCGTGCGGGGCGCCGATCTGCTCCGCATCTGCGACGCGGTGGTCCACGACCGCCTGGCGGGCAGCGCCATCTTGGACCTGGCGCCGCCCACCGCCGAGCGGATCAACGTGGGGAAGGCGCCAGGCGAGGTGACCGTCGCCCAGGAGGACATCAACGAGCTGCTCGTCGAACGGGGTCGCGCCGGCCAGGACGTCGTGCGCCTCAAGGGCGGTGACCCGTTCGTGTTCGCCCGTGGCGGCGAGGAAGCGATGGCGCTCGCCCGCGCCGGCGTGGCCTTCGAGGTGGTGCCGGGGATCTCGTCGGCGCTGGCCGCGCCCGCTGCTGCGGGGGTTCCGCTCACGCTGCGCCACGAGGTGTTCTCGTTCACCGTCGTCACCGGCCACCAGTCGCCGGGTAGCGCCAGTCCGGTCGACTGGCGTGCCATCGCCGCCGCCGGAGGCACGATCGTGGTGCTCATGGCGGCGGCGCGCATCGCGAGCATCGCCACCGAGCTGATCGAGGGTGGGCTCGCCGCCGACACCCCGGTCACCGCGGTCACCTGGGCCACGACCGACCGGCAGGAGACCACCCGGTCGACCCTTGCCGGGATCGGCGACGCCGGGGTCGCGGCGCCGGCCACCTTCATCATCGGGGCCATGGCCGGTCTCGACATCACCGATCCCGGCTGA